From one Deltaproteobacteria bacterium RBG_16_64_85 genomic stretch:
- a CDS encoding fructose 1,6-bisphosphatase (catalyzes the formation of fructose-6-phosphate from fructose-1,6-bisphosphate) translates to MKITLSVIKADIGSIGGHLQPSAQLVEEVRRKVAELGKNLLIDTYIGYTGDDIAILMTHTRGLLDEKVHKLAWDTFLAGTEVAKAQGLYGAGQDLLKDSFSGNVKGMGPAVAELAFEERPNEPFLLFAADKTDPGAYNLPCYLAFADPMHCAGLILSPKIGAGFTFRIMDVENTEGDRVIDLNAPEDLYDIAALLRDQERFVVESIRSRATGEISVSVSTTRLHNIAGKYTGKDDPVMLVRVQGNFPATGEILSPFTIGHFVAGFMRGSHHGALMPVPRNTGTSFFDGPPIVSCLAFCVKNGKLTEPADPFDHPYWEYVRTKVSAKSEEMRRQGFFGPAMLPYSELEYGGIVDRMKKMESRFRVTSGKEGVTA, encoded by the coding sequence ATGAAGATCACGCTCTCCGTCATCAAGGCGGATATCGGTTCCATCGGTGGTCATCTACAGCCGAGCGCGCAGCTCGTGGAGGAGGTCCGCCGGAAAGTGGCCGAACTCGGGAAAAACCTCCTGATCGATACCTACATCGGGTACACGGGGGACGACATCGCGATCCTGATGACCCACACCCGCGGCCTTCTGGACGAGAAGGTCCACAAGCTCGCCTGGGATACCTTCCTTGCGGGCACGGAGGTCGCCAAGGCGCAGGGGCTCTACGGGGCCGGGCAGGACCTGCTCAAGGACTCGTTCTCCGGGAACGTCAAGGGGATGGGGCCCGCCGTGGCGGAGTTGGCCTTCGAGGAGCGGCCCAACGAGCCGTTCCTGCTGTTCGCCGCGGACAAGACCGACCCGGGGGCCTACAACCTCCCGTGCTACCTTGCCTTCGCCGATCCGATGCACTGCGCGGGACTGATCCTGTCCCCCAAGATCGGTGCGGGCTTCACCTTCCGGATCATGGACGTCGAGAACACCGAAGGGGACCGGGTCATCGATCTTAACGCGCCCGAGGATCTTTACGACATCGCCGCGCTGCTGCGCGACCAGGAGCGGTTCGTCGTCGAATCGATCCGTTCCAGGGCTACCGGGGAGATCTCGGTTTCCGTGAGCACGACCCGCCTGCACAACATCGCCGGGAAGTACACCGGCAAGGACGACCCCGTGATGCTCGTCCGCGTCCAGGGGAATTTCCCCGCCACGGGGGAGATCCTGTCGCCCTTCACCATCGGGCATTTCGTCGCCGGCTTCATGCGGGGCAGCCACCACGGGGCCCTGATGCCGGTGCCGAGGAACACGGGCACCTCCTTCTTCGACGGACCGCCGATCGTCTCCTGCCTCGCGTTCTGCGTGAAGAACGGCAAGCTGACGGAGCCCGCCGATCCCTTCGATCACCCCTACTGGGAATACGTGCGGACGAAGGTGTCGGCGAAGTCCGAGGAGATGCGCCGCCAGGGGTTCTTCGGACCGGCCATGCTGCCGTACAGCGAGCTGGAGTACGGCGGGATCGTGGACCGGATGAAAAAGATGGAATCCAGGTTCCGGGTGACATCGGGCAAGGAAGGGGTCACGGCGTAG
- a CDS encoding tRNA (adenosine(37)-N6)-dimethylallyltransferase MiaA encodes MEENRLLVLSGPTASGKTALALSLGRILPLEIINADSLQVYRGMDIGTAKPAVSERREVPHHLIDVADPDEEYNAGRFVAEAEEAIRGIRGRGRFPLVAGGTGMYIRSLLRGLDALPSDAGIRAGLARRWEEEGGTALFSELRTIDPPSAKAIHPSDRVRLLRALEVAAIAGAPPSTLKRRWAEGAGKFRILFIAISMDRDELYRRVDARVDDMFRRGLVDEVRGLLSKGYAPDLKPMKALGYRHVVRHLSGAVSLAGAIAEIQRDTRRYAKRQLTWLSREPDAVWIGTENAAGAAAEIAKKFLF; translated from the coding sequence ATGGAAGAGAACCGGCTCCTCGTACTGTCGGGCCCAACGGCCTCCGGAAAAACGGCGCTCGCGCTTTCCCTCGGCCGAATCCTCCCGCTGGAGATCATCAACGCCGATTCCCTCCAGGTCTACCGCGGGATGGACATCGGGACCGCCAAGCCCGCCGTTTCGGAACGGAGGGAAGTCCCGCATCACCTGATCGACGTGGCGGATCCGGACGAGGAGTACAACGCGGGGCGGTTCGTCGCCGAGGCGGAGGAGGCGATCCGCGGAATCCGGGGGCGCGGGAGATTCCCCCTGGTGGCCGGTGGGACCGGAATGTACATCCGGTCCCTGCTGCGCGGCCTGGACGCTCTCCCTTCGGACGCCGGAATCCGCGCCGGGCTTGCGCGCCGCTGGGAGGAAGAAGGCGGGACGGCGCTTTTCTCGGAGCTGCGAACAATCGACCCCCCCTCCGCGAAGGCCATCCATCCCTCGGACAGGGTCCGGTTGCTGCGCGCACTGGAAGTGGCGGCAATCGCCGGGGCGCCCCCCAGCACGCTGAAGCGCCGGTGGGCGGAGGGCGCGGGGAAATTCCGAATCCTGTTCATCGCAATTTCCATGGATCGGGACGAGTTGTACCGGCGCGTCGACGCCCGCGTGGACGACATGTTCCGGAGAGGGCTGGTCGACGAGGTCCGCGGGCTCCTGTCGAAAGGATATGCGCCGGACCTGAAGCCGATGAAGGCGCTGGGGTACCGGCATGTCGTACGCCACCTTTCGGGCGCGGTTTCGCTGGCCGGGGCCATCGCGGAAATCCAGCGAGACACCCGCCGGTACGCCAAACGCCAGCTGACCTGGCTTTCGCGAGAGCCGGACGCCGTCTGGATCGGGACGGAAAACGCGGCCGGTGCGGCGGCTGAAATTGCCAAAAAGTTCTTGTTTTAA